The Dunckerocampus dactyliophorus isolate RoL2022-P2 chromosome 13, RoL_Ddac_1.1, whole genome shotgun sequence genome window below encodes:
- the gsc gene encoding homeobox protein goosecoid, producing the protein MPAGMFSIDRILSGRPSSCKEPLLAHRSGPVLLPGHDALYADYNGLYAAACGPSVQAGVQPVNGSRVGYNGFYYAGQMHVQGAAGLPCCGAVHGLGPQQCPCMPPGYESPVLVSPVPQHLMSYVNMGSLSRSELQLLNQLHCRRKRRHRTIFTDEQLEALEGLFQETKYPDVGTREQLARKVHLREEKVEVWFKNRRAKWRRQKRSSSEEPSDNTWNKTTKASAGKNQHSKSQAESDS; encoded by the exons ATGCCCGCCGGGATGTTCAGCATCGACAGAATCCTGTCCGGACGTCCCAGCAGCTGCAAGGAGCCGCTGTTGGCGCACCGGAGCGGCCCGGTGCTTCTGCCCGGCCATGACGCCCTTTACGCCGACTACAACGGACTGTACGCGGCCGCATGCGGGCCCTCCGTGCAGGCCGGAGTCCAACCCGTGAACGGAAGCAGGGTGGGCTACAACGGCTTTTACTATGCCGGACAGATGCACGTCCAAGGCGCCGCCGGACTCCCGTGCTGCGGTGCCGTGCACGGCCTCGGCCCGCAGCAGTGCCCGTGCATGCCGCCAG GCTACGAGAGTCCGGTTCTCGTGTCCCCGGTGCCGCAGCACCTGATGTCCTACGTGAACATGGGCAGCCTGTCACGGAGCGAACTGCAGCTGCTCAACCAGCTGCACTGCCGCAGGAAGCGGCGGCACCGGACCATCTTCACCGACGAGCAGCTGGAGGCGTTGGAGGGCCTCTTCCAGGAGACCAAGTACCCCGACGTCGGCACCCGGGAGCAGCTCGCCCGCAAGGTCCACCTCCGGGAGGAGAAGGTCGAG GTTTGGTTCAAAAACAGACGCGCCAAATGGAGGCGGCAGAAGAGGTCGTCTTCTGAGGAGCCGTCGGACAACACGTGGAACAAAACCACCAAAGCGTCTGCGGGAAAAAACCAACACAGCAAAAGCCAAGCGGAGTCAGACAGCTGA